One stretch of Anguilla anguilla isolate fAngAng1 chromosome 5, fAngAng1.pri, whole genome shotgun sequence DNA includes these proteins:
- the chrna6 gene encoding neuronal acetylcholine receptor subunit alpha-6 isoform X1 yields MNSTGKRTLLLLFVALITQDCFSSKGEDRLFRRLFRRYNQFIRPVENVSDPVTVEFEVSISQLVKVDEVNQIMETNLWLRHVWNDYKLRWAPVEFDGIEHIRVPSNKIWRPDIVLYNNAVGDFLVEDKTKALLKFDGTVTWVPPAIFKSSCPMDITYFPFDYQNCSMKFGSWTYDKAKIDLVLIGSKVNLKDFWESGEWEIIDAPGYKHDIKYNCCEEIYPDITYSFYIRRLPLFYTINLIIPCLLISFLTVLVFYLPSDCGEKVTLCISVLLSLTVFLLVITETIPSTSLVIPLIGEYLLFTMIFVTLSIVITVFVLNVHYRTPMTHTMPGWVRSVFLRVLPRIMLMRRPLDQQEALKGGAGKRRRNSVSQQGALEYGDSKMSLEHKKCLCQHGKEAPDPPDPKQARQLNPQSISTVVAFSVVSPEIKQAIESVKYIAENMRSRNKAKEVEDDWKYVAMVIDRIFLWVFVLVCVLGTLGLFFQPLIGFLS; encoded by the exons ACTGCTTCTCCTCTAAAGGGGAGGACCGGCTCTTCAGGCGGCTCTTCCGCAGGTATAACCAGTTCATCCGGCCGGTGGAGAACGTGTCCGACCCGGTGACCGTGGAGTTCGAGGTCTCCATTTCCCAGCTGGTCAAAGTG GATGAAGTCAACCAGATCATGGAGACCAACCTCTGGCTTCGACAC gtctgGAATGACTACAAGCTGCGATGGGCTCCTGTTGAATTTGATGGAATCGAGCACATTCGCGTCCCGTCCAATAAGATATGGCGGCCGGACATCGTGCTTTATAACAA TGCTGTGGGGGATTTTTTGGTGGAAGACAAAACCAAAGCCCTGTTGAAGTTTGACGGGACGGTGACATGGGTCCCCCCAGCCATCTTTAAGAGCTCCTGCCCCATGGACATCACCTACTTCCCCTTTGACTACCAGAACTGCTCCATGAAGTTCGGCTCCTGGACCTACGACAAGGCCAAGATCGACCTGGTGCTGATCGGGTCGAAGGTCAACCTGAAGGACTTCTGGGAGAGCGGCGAGTGGGAGATCATCGATGCCCCGGGGTACAAGCACGACATCAAGTACAACTGCTGCGAGGAGATCTACCCGGACATCACCTACTCCTTCTACATCCGCCGGCTCCCGCTCTTCTACACCATCAACCTGATCATCCCCTGCCTGCTCATCTCCTTCCTGACCGTGCTGGTCTTCTACCTGCCCTCGGACTGCGGCGAGAAGGTCACACTCTGCATCTCCGTCCTGCTCTCGCTCACCGTCTTCCTGCTGGTCATCACCGAGACCATCCCCTCCACCTCGCTGGTCATCCCGCTCATCGGCGAGTACCTGCTCTTCACCATGATCTTCGTCACGCTCTCCATCGTCATCACGGTCTTCGTGCTGAACGTGCACTACCGCACGCCCATGACGCACACCATGCCGGGGTGGGTGCGCTCCGTCTTCCTCCGCGTTCTGCCGCGGATCATGCTGATGCGCCGGCCGCTcgaccagcaggaggcgctcaagggcggggccgggaagaggaggaggaacagcgtctcccagcagggggcgctggagtACGGCGACAGCAAGATGTCCCTGGAGCACAAGAAGTGCCTGTGTCAGCACGGCAAGGAGGCGcccgacccccccgaccccaaaCAGGCCCGGCAGCTGAACCCCCAGTCCATCAGCACCGTGGTGGCCTTCTCTGTGGTGTCCCCTGAAATCAAGCAGGCCATCGAGAGCGTCAAGTACATCGCCGAGAACATGCGCAGCCGCAACAAGGCCAAAGAG gtggaaGACGACTGGAAGTATGTGGCGATGGTGATTGACAGGATCTTCCTCTGGGTTTTTGTGCTGGTCTGTGTGCTTGGAACACTGGGCCTTTTCTTCCAGCCTCTCATTGGCTTCTTATCATAG
- the chrna6 gene encoding neuronal acetylcholine receptor subunit alpha-6 isoform X2, whose product MRLIVSSKPLFRGKDEVNQIMETNLWLRHVWNDYKLRWAPVEFDGIEHIRVPSNKIWRPDIVLYNNAVGDFLVEDKTKALLKFDGTVTWVPPAIFKSSCPMDITYFPFDYQNCSMKFGSWTYDKAKIDLVLIGSKVNLKDFWESGEWEIIDAPGYKHDIKYNCCEEIYPDITYSFYIRRLPLFYTINLIIPCLLISFLTVLVFYLPSDCGEKVTLCISVLLSLTVFLLVITETIPSTSLVIPLIGEYLLFTMIFVTLSIVITVFVLNVHYRTPMTHTMPGWVRSVFLRVLPRIMLMRRPLDQQEALKGGAGKRRRNSVSQQGALEYGDSKMSLEHKKCLCQHGKEAPDPPDPKQARQLNPQSISTVVAFSVVSPEIKQAIESVKYIAENMRSRNKAKEVEDDWKYVAMVIDRIFLWVFVLVCVLGTLGLFFQPLIGFLS is encoded by the exons ATGCGTCTAATTGTATCATCAAAGCCGTTGTTTCGTGGGAAA GATGAAGTCAACCAGATCATGGAGACCAACCTCTGGCTTCGACAC gtctgGAATGACTACAAGCTGCGATGGGCTCCTGTTGAATTTGATGGAATCGAGCACATTCGCGTCCCGTCCAATAAGATATGGCGGCCGGACATCGTGCTTTATAACAA TGCTGTGGGGGATTTTTTGGTGGAAGACAAAACCAAAGCCCTGTTGAAGTTTGACGGGACGGTGACATGGGTCCCCCCAGCCATCTTTAAGAGCTCCTGCCCCATGGACATCACCTACTTCCCCTTTGACTACCAGAACTGCTCCATGAAGTTCGGCTCCTGGACCTACGACAAGGCCAAGATCGACCTGGTGCTGATCGGGTCGAAGGTCAACCTGAAGGACTTCTGGGAGAGCGGCGAGTGGGAGATCATCGATGCCCCGGGGTACAAGCACGACATCAAGTACAACTGCTGCGAGGAGATCTACCCGGACATCACCTACTCCTTCTACATCCGCCGGCTCCCGCTCTTCTACACCATCAACCTGATCATCCCCTGCCTGCTCATCTCCTTCCTGACCGTGCTGGTCTTCTACCTGCCCTCGGACTGCGGCGAGAAGGTCACACTCTGCATCTCCGTCCTGCTCTCGCTCACCGTCTTCCTGCTGGTCATCACCGAGACCATCCCCTCCACCTCGCTGGTCATCCCGCTCATCGGCGAGTACCTGCTCTTCACCATGATCTTCGTCACGCTCTCCATCGTCATCACGGTCTTCGTGCTGAACGTGCACTACCGCACGCCCATGACGCACACCATGCCGGGGTGGGTGCGCTCCGTCTTCCTCCGCGTTCTGCCGCGGATCATGCTGATGCGCCGGCCGCTcgaccagcaggaggcgctcaagggcggggccgggaagaggaggaggaacagcgtctcccagcagggggcgctggagtACGGCGACAGCAAGATGTCCCTGGAGCACAAGAAGTGCCTGTGTCAGCACGGCAAGGAGGCGcccgacccccccgaccccaaaCAGGCCCGGCAGCTGAACCCCCAGTCCATCAGCACCGTGGTGGCCTTCTCTGTGGTGTCCCCTGAAATCAAGCAGGCCATCGAGAGCGTCAAGTACATCGCCGAGAACATGCGCAGCCGCAACAAGGCCAAAGAG gtggaaGACGACTGGAAGTATGTGGCGATGGTGATTGACAGGATCTTCCTCTGGGTTTTTGTGCTGGTCTGTGTGCTTGGAACACTGGGCCTTTTCTTCCAGCCTCTCATTGGCTTCTTATCATAG
- the chrnb3a gene encoding neuronal acetylcholine receptor subunit beta-3a isoform X1: METGRVKLTVAVLCAAVSLAVGTIEAPGEFMSLAEMEDALLRNLFRGYQKWVRPILHANDTITVRFGLKISQLVDVDEKNQLMTTNVWLWQEWTDCKLRWNPEDYGGITSIRVPSENIWLPDIVLYENADGRFEGSLMTKAIVRANGTIMWTPPASYKSACTMDVTFFPFDRQNCSMKFGSWTYDGNMVDLVLVDDHVDRKDFFDNGEWEILNATGARGTRRDGLYAYPFLTYSFILKRLPLFYTLFLIIPCLGLSFLTVLVFYLPSDEGEKLSLSTSVLVSLTVFLLVIEEIIPSSSKVIPLIGEYLLFIMIFVTFSIIVTVFVINVHHRSSATYHPMAPWVKSLFLQRLPRLLCMRGHTDRYHYPDIQLRSPELKPQSRRQQQRALVSKEDENHAWLAMLEKATSSVRYISRHIKKEHFIREVVQDWKFVAQVLDRIFLWAFLTVSILGTILIFTPALQMYLSTPP, encoded by the exons ATGGAGACGGGTCGCGTGAAGTTGACGGTGGCCGTGCTGTGTGCGGCGGTCTCGCTGGCAGTTGGGACCATTGAAG cccccgggGAGTTCATGTCCCTGGCGGAGATGGAGGACGCCCTGCTGCGGAACCTCTTCCGGGGGTACCAGAAGTGGGTACGGCCCATCCTGCACGCCAACGACACCATCACCGTCCGCTTCGGGCTGAAGATCTCCCAGCTGGTGGACGTG GATGAGAAGAATCAGCTCATGACGACCAATGTCTGGCTTTGGCAG GAGTGGACGGACTGCAAGCTGCGCTGGAACCCTGAGGACTACGGCGGCATCACCTCCATACGCGTCCCCTCAGAGAACATCTGGCTGCCCGACATCGTGCTGTATgagaa TGCGGACGGGCGTTTCGAGGGCTCCCTGATGACCAAGGCCATCGTGCGGGCCAACGGGACCATCATGTGGACCCCCCCAGCCAGCTACAAGTCGGCCTGCACCATGGACGTGACCTTCTTCCCCTTCGACCGGCAGAACTGCTCCATGAAGTTCGGGTCCTGGACCTATGACGGGAACATGGTGGACCTGGTGCTGGTGGACGACCACGTGGACCGCAAGGACTTCTTCGACAACGGCGAGTGGGAGATCCTGAACGCCACGGGCGCCAGGGGAACCCGCCGGGATGGGCTCTACGCCTACCCCTTCCTCACCTACTCCTTCATCCTCAAGCGGCTGCCCCTCTTCTACACGCTCTTCCTCATCATCCCCTGCCTGGGGCTGTCCTTCCTCACCGTGCTGGTCTTCTACCTGCCCTCCGACGAGGGCGAGAAgctgtccctctccacctccgtCCTGGTGTCCCTCACCGTCTTCCTGCTGGTCATCGAGGAGATCATCCCGTCCTCCTCCAAGGTCATCCCGCTCATCGGCGAGTACCTGCTCTTCATCATGATCTTCGTCACCTTCTCCATCATCGTCACGGTCTTCGTCATCAACGTGCACCACCGCTCGTCGGCGACCTACCACCCGATGGCGCCGTGGGTGAAGAGCCTGTTCCTGCAGCGGCTGCCCAGGCTGCTGTGCATGCGGGGGCACACCGACCGCTACCACTACCCCGACATCCAGCTGCGCAGCCCCGAGCTCAAGCCGCAGAGCCGCCGGCAGCAGCAGAGGGCGCTGGTGAGCAAGGAGGACGAGAACCACGCCTGGCTGGCCATGCTGGAGAAGGCCACCAGCTCCGTGCGCTACATATCCCGCCACATCAAGAAGGAGCACTTCATCAGAGAG GTCGTGCAGGACTGGAAGTTTGTGGCTCAGGTGCTGGACCGGATCTTTCTGTGGGCCTTCCTCACGGTGTCCATACTGGGCACCATCCTCATCTTCACTCCAGCGCTCCAGATGTACTTAAGCACCCCtccctga
- the chrnb3a gene encoding neuronal acetylcholine receptor subunit beta-3a isoform X2 has product MSLAEMEDALLRNLFRGYQKWVRPILHANDTITVRFGLKISQLVDVDEKNQLMTTNVWLWQEWTDCKLRWNPEDYGGITSIRVPSENIWLPDIVLYENADGRFEGSLMTKAIVRANGTIMWTPPASYKSACTMDVTFFPFDRQNCSMKFGSWTYDGNMVDLVLVDDHVDRKDFFDNGEWEILNATGARGTRRDGLYAYPFLTYSFILKRLPLFYTLFLIIPCLGLSFLTVLVFYLPSDEGEKLSLSTSVLVSLTVFLLVIEEIIPSSSKVIPLIGEYLLFIMIFVTFSIIVTVFVINVHHRSSATYHPMAPWVKSLFLQRLPRLLCMRGHTDRYHYPDIQLRSPELKPQSRRQQQRALVSKEDENHAWLAMLEKATSSVRYISRHIKKEHFIREVVQDWKFVAQVLDRIFLWAFLTVSILGTILIFTPALQMYLSTPP; this is encoded by the exons ATGTCCCTGGCGGAGATGGAGGACGCCCTGCTGCGGAACCTCTTCCGGGGGTACCAGAAGTGGGTACGGCCCATCCTGCACGCCAACGACACCATCACCGTCCGCTTCGGGCTGAAGATCTCCCAGCTGGTGGACGTG GATGAGAAGAATCAGCTCATGACGACCAATGTCTGGCTTTGGCAG GAGTGGACGGACTGCAAGCTGCGCTGGAACCCTGAGGACTACGGCGGCATCACCTCCATACGCGTCCCCTCAGAGAACATCTGGCTGCCCGACATCGTGCTGTATgagaa TGCGGACGGGCGTTTCGAGGGCTCCCTGATGACCAAGGCCATCGTGCGGGCCAACGGGACCATCATGTGGACCCCCCCAGCCAGCTACAAGTCGGCCTGCACCATGGACGTGACCTTCTTCCCCTTCGACCGGCAGAACTGCTCCATGAAGTTCGGGTCCTGGACCTATGACGGGAACATGGTGGACCTGGTGCTGGTGGACGACCACGTGGACCGCAAGGACTTCTTCGACAACGGCGAGTGGGAGATCCTGAACGCCACGGGCGCCAGGGGAACCCGCCGGGATGGGCTCTACGCCTACCCCTTCCTCACCTACTCCTTCATCCTCAAGCGGCTGCCCCTCTTCTACACGCTCTTCCTCATCATCCCCTGCCTGGGGCTGTCCTTCCTCACCGTGCTGGTCTTCTACCTGCCCTCCGACGAGGGCGAGAAgctgtccctctccacctccgtCCTGGTGTCCCTCACCGTCTTCCTGCTGGTCATCGAGGAGATCATCCCGTCCTCCTCCAAGGTCATCCCGCTCATCGGCGAGTACCTGCTCTTCATCATGATCTTCGTCACCTTCTCCATCATCGTCACGGTCTTCGTCATCAACGTGCACCACCGCTCGTCGGCGACCTACCACCCGATGGCGCCGTGGGTGAAGAGCCTGTTCCTGCAGCGGCTGCCCAGGCTGCTGTGCATGCGGGGGCACACCGACCGCTACCACTACCCCGACATCCAGCTGCGCAGCCCCGAGCTCAAGCCGCAGAGCCGCCGGCAGCAGCAGAGGGCGCTGGTGAGCAAGGAGGACGAGAACCACGCCTGGCTGGCCATGCTGGAGAAGGCCACCAGCTCCGTGCGCTACATATCCCGCCACATCAAGAAGGAGCACTTCATCAGAGAG GTCGTGCAGGACTGGAAGTTTGTGGCTCAGGTGCTGGACCGGATCTTTCTGTGGGCCTTCCTCACGGTGTCCATACTGGGCACCATCCTCATCTTCACTCCAGCGCTCCAGATGTACTTAAGCACCCCtccctga